One segment of Polaribacter huanghezhanensis DNA contains the following:
- the rpmB gene encoding 50S ribosomal protein L28, which yields MSRVCELTGKKAMVGNNVSHALNRTKRKFDANLMVKRFYIPEEDKWITLKISASALKNINKKGISAVLKEARANGFLTK from the coding sequence ATGTCTAGAGTTTGTGAACTTACAGGAAAAAAAGCAATGGTTGGAAACAATGTTTCTCACGCATTGAACAGAACCAAAAGAAAATTTGACGCGAACCTTATGGTAAAGCGTTTTTATATTCCAGAAGAAGATAAATGGATTACATTAAAAATTTCTGCTTCTGCTTTAAAAAATATTAATAAAAAAGGAATCTCTGCTGTCTTAAAAGAAGCTAGAGCTAACGGATTTTTAACTAAATAA
- the rpmG gene encoding 50S ribosomal protein L33, whose amino-acid sequence MAKKGNRVQVILECTEHKASGERGTSRYITTKNKKNTPDRLEVKKFNPILKKMTVHKEIK is encoded by the coding sequence ATGGCAAAAAAAGGAAATAGAGTTCAGGTAATTTTAGAATGTACAGAGCATAAAGCTTCAGGAGAAAGAGGTACTTCTAGATACATTACAACGAAAAATAAAAAGAACACTCCAGACAGATTAGAGGTTAAGAAATTTAACCCAATCTTAAAGAAGATGACCGTTCATAAAGAAATCAAATAA
- a CDS encoding DNA-binding protein, whose protein sequence is MDLEVGDKVSLIIESETHLGFSVLIDEEFEGLLYRNEVFQELRENQRITGYIKNIREDGKIDVSLQPQGFRNAISLDTEKVVEAIYDHDGFLPLTDKSSPEEIKRKLFMSKKAFKRAVGTLYKEKTILIKEDGLELIN, encoded by the coding sequence ATGGATTTAGAAGTAGGAGATAAAGTATCGTTAATTATTGAATCAGAAACACATTTAGGTTTTTCGGTTTTAATTGATGAGGAATTTGAAGGCTTGTTATATAGAAATGAAGTTTTTCAGGAGTTGAGAGAAAATCAACGAATTACTGGCTATATTAAAAACATTAGAGAAGATGGTAAAATAGATGTTTCACTACAACCACAAGGTTTTAGAAATGCAATTTCTTTAGACACAGAAAAAGTGGTTGAAGCAATTTACGATCATGACGGATTCTTACCATTGACAGATAAAAGTTCTCCAGAAGAAATTAAACGTAAATTATTCATGAGTAAAAAAGCGTTTAAAAGAGCAGTTGGAACGTTGTACAAAGAAAAAACAATTCTTATTAAAGAAGATGGTTTAGAATTGATAAACTAA
- the menD gene encoding 2-succinyl-5-enolpyruvyl-6-hydroxy-3-cyclohexene-1-carboxylic-acid synthase codes for MSKENNIQSSSPLGRLGGDFPKKELAQLVISACHQFKIDTVVISPGSRNAPLTVGFSNHPDIKTLSIVDERCAAFFAMGIAQQMQKPVAIVCTSGSALLNYYPAIAEAFYSNIPLVVISADRPKHLIDIGDGQTIRQENVFENHILFSANLIESEAKKEFNTNLISEALQIAITKKGPVHINVPFDEPLYETIDELEEFTFPIVIASETKQSVDYLELAKIWNASTKKMILVGTHFPDEVVQNLIEQFKNDSSVIVLTETTSNIASENTINSIDKLIFPLSEEEFSELKPEVLLTFGGMVVSKKIKQFLRNHQPQHHWHIDEQKAMNTFHCLSEFVQEKPILFLSELNSRSTTIESNYQQKWLCEKEKRAEKHQLYLSEIPHADLKVFEQVLESIPKNFQLQLGNSSVVRYAQLFDVKNTLSVFCNRGTSGIDGSTSTAIGAAFASKNQTVFITGDLSFFYDSNALWNNYIPKNFRIILINNNGGGIFRFIPGPKSTNALEYFETPHQLTAAHLCKMYQLEYISVSETTEVSAALKGFYQDSNAPKVLEIFTDKEINETILKAYFNHLK; via the coding sequence TTGAGCAAAGAAAATAACATACAAAGTTCCTCCCCTTTGGGGAGGTTAGGTGGGGATTTTCCAAAAAAAGAACTCGCACAACTTGTAATTTCAGCTTGTCATCAATTTAAAATTGATACCGTTGTAATTTCTCCAGGTTCACGTAATGCTCCGTTAACGGTTGGTTTTTCGAATCATCCAGACATAAAAACGTTGAGTATTGTAGATGAGCGTTGTGCTGCTTTTTTTGCAATGGGAATTGCGCAACAAATGCAAAAACCTGTTGCCATTGTGTGTACTTCTGGTTCTGCTTTGTTAAATTATTATCCGGCAATTGCAGAAGCTTTTTACAGCAATATTCCGTTAGTTGTCATTTCTGCAGACAGACCAAAACATTTGATTGATATTGGCGACGGACAAACCATTCGTCAAGAAAATGTGTTTGAGAATCATATTTTATTTTCAGCAAATTTGATTGAAAGTGAAGCAAAAAAGGAGTTCAATACTAATTTGATTTCTGAAGCGTTACAAATTGCAATCACTAAAAAAGGACCTGTTCACATCAATGTTCCGTTTGATGAACCTTTGTATGAAACGATTGATGAACTTGAAGAATTTACTTTTCCAATTGTCATTGCGAGTGAAACGAAGCAATCTGTTGATTATTTAGAACTTGCTAAAATTTGGAATGCATCAACCAAAAAAATGATATTGGTTGGTACACATTTTCCTGATGAAGTGGTTCAGAATTTAATTGAGCAGTTTAAGAATGATTCTTCTGTAATTGTTTTAACAGAAACCACCTCAAATATAGCATCAGAAAACACCATTAACTCTATTGATAAATTGATTTTTCCGTTGTCAGAAGAAGAGTTTTCTGAGTTAAAACCAGAAGTTTTGTTAACCTTTGGCGGAATGGTAGTTTCTAAAAAAATAAAACAGTTTTTAAGAAATCACCAACCACAACATCATTGGCATATTGACGAACAAAAAGCAATGAATACATTTCATTGTTTGTCAGAATTTGTTCAAGAGAAGCCAATACTATTTTTATCAGAGTTAAATTCAAGAAGCACTACAATTGAAAGTAATTATCAGCAAAAATGGTTGTGTGAAAAAGAAAAAAGAGCAGAAAAACATCAACTTTATTTAAGTGAAATTCCACATGCTGATTTAAAGGTTTTTGAACAAGTTTTAGAAAGTATTCCAAAAAATTTTCAATTACAATTAGGAAATAGTTCAGTAGTGAGATACGCACAATTATTTGATGTTAAGAACACACTGAGTGTGTTTTGTAATCGAGGAACAAGCGGAATTGATGGAAGTACAAGCACTGCAATTGGAGCTGCTTTTGCGAGTAAAAATCAAACCGTTTTTATCACTGGAGATTTGAGTTTCTTTTACGACAGCAATGCTTTGTGGAATAATTACATTCCGAAGAATTTTAGAATTATTCTTATCAATAATAATGGTGGCGGAATTTTTAGATTTATTCCTGGACCAAAATCAACAAATGCGTTGGAGTATTTTGAAACACCGCATCAATTAACCGCAGCACATTTGTGTAAAATGTATCAATTAGAGTATATTTCGGTTTCAGAAACAACAGAAGTATCAGCAGCATTAAAAGGATTTTATCAAGATTCAAATGCGCCAAAAGTGTTGGAAATTTTCACGGATAAAGAAATCAACGAAACAATATTAAAAGCATATTTTAATCATTTAAAATAA
- a CDS encoding DUF4295 domain-containing protein: MAKKSVASLQTGSKRLSKAIKMVKSPKTGAYTFVEAIMDPSKVNDFLAKK; this comes from the coding sequence ATGGCAAAGAAATCAGTAGCATCATTACAGACAGGATCAAAGAGATTATCTAAAGCAATCAAAATGGTAAAATCTCCTAAAACAGGAGCTTATACTTTTGTTGAAGCAATTATGGATCCATCTAAAGTAAATGACTTTTTAGCTAAGAAGTAA
- a CDS encoding alpha/beta hydrolase-fold protein yields the protein MVTKKYESEELQDIRTIQIHLPNGYDRDTITNYPLTIVLDAEYLFDLYVGNSKLFSHTDKAPKQIVVGIEMATTRLKDASFDETRNSELTAYSKSFIKFIKNELLSYIEGNYKTSPFLTIVGNGISANLITHFLKDETPIFNAYICLNPTFSPDISIQIESYDLNKLSSIDNTYYFYFNDGKFISDEKQQRIGLLNTYLKSLSIKNFNVKYDFIGDSPSNVSAIGEGIPRAFDKIFEIYSGINKEEFETKIKNLSPLDAIAYLENKYIEIDYLFGSNLGIREIDIIAIESIIIEKENGDYLKNYGNMILNLYPFSPLGHYYLGRYYEAGKNYSKALEQYRLGYGKMDPADPNADKFYQNVQRMLRKG from the coding sequence ATGGTTACTAAAAAATACGAATCTGAAGAGCTACAAGATATTAGAACGATACAAATTCATTTACCAAATGGATACGACAGAGATACCATTACAAACTATCCGTTAACCATTGTATTAGATGCTGAATATTTATTTGATTTGTATGTAGGAAATTCAAAATTGTTTTCTCACACAGACAAAGCCCCAAAACAAATTGTTGTTGGGATTGAAATGGCAACTACTCGTTTAAAGGATGCTTCTTTTGACGAAACTAGAAATAGCGAATTAACAGCATATAGCAAAAGTTTTATCAAATTTATAAAAAACGAATTGCTATCTTATATTGAAGGAAATTATAAAACATCGCCTTTTTTAACGATTGTTGGTAACGGAATTTCAGCAAATTTAATAACGCATTTTTTAAAGGATGAAACGCCAATTTTTAACGCGTACATTTGCTTAAATCCAACGTTTAGTCCAGATATCAGTATTCAAATCGAATCTTATGATTTAAATAAATTAAGCTCTATTGATAACACCTACTATTTTTATTTTAATGATGGTAAATTTATTAGCGACGAAAAACAACAACGAATCGGCTTGTTAAATACATATCTAAAATCCTTATCCATTAAAAACTTTAATGTAAAATACGATTTCATTGGCGATTCGCCAAGTAATGTTTCTGCTATTGGCGAAGGAATTCCAAGAGCTTTTGATAAAATATTTGAAATTTATTCTGGAATTAACAAAGAAGAATTTGAAACAAAAATCAAGAATTTATCTCCGTTAGATGCCATTGCATATTTAGAAAATAAATACATAGAAATAGATTACTTATTTGGTTCTAATTTAGGAATACGAGAAATAGATATTATTGCTATTGAAAGTATTATTATTGAAAAAGAAAATGGCGATTATTTAAAAAATTATGGCAACATGATTTTAAATTTATATCCATTTTCTCCTTTAGGACATTATTACCTTGGAAGGTATTACGAAGCTGGAAAAAATTATTCGAAAGCCTTAGAACAATATCGATTGGGCTACGGAAAAATGGATCCTGCAGACCCAAATGCAGATAAATTTTATCAGAATGTACAACGAATGCTTAGAAAAGGATAA
- a CDS encoding fumarylacetoacetate hydrolase family protein encodes MKIICIGRNYAKHIEELANERPENPIIFLKPDSAILPRKNPFFIPPFSNDVHYEVEVLVKINKVGKHIESKFAHKYYDEIGLGIDFTARDVQQHCKENGFPWEKAKAFDGSAVVGEFYPKEQFDLENLKFQLDKNGDIVQDGNTNAMLWKTDELIAYVSQYFTLKKGDIIFTGTPAGVGKVVENDVLTGTIEGKQAFQIRIK; translated from the coding sequence ATGAAAATAATCTGTATTGGGCGCAATTACGCAAAACACATCGAAGAATTAGCAAATGAAAGACCAGAAAATCCGATTATTTTTCTGAAGCCAGATTCTGCTATTTTACCACGTAAAAATCCATTTTTTATTCCACCTTTTTCTAATGATGTACATTATGAAGTGGAGGTTTTGGTAAAAATTAATAAAGTAGGTAAACATATTGAATCAAAATTTGCGCATAAATATTATGATGAAATCGGTTTGGGAATCGATTTTACAGCAAGAGATGTGCAGCAACATTGTAAAGAAAACGGATTCCCTTGGGAAAAAGCAAAAGCTTTTGACGGAAGTGCAGTTGTTGGAGAGTTTTATCCAAAAGAACAATTCGATTTAGAAAATTTAAAATTTCAATTAGATAAAAATGGAGACATTGTTCAAGACGGAAATACCAATGCAATGTTGTGGAAAACGGATGAATTAATTGCTTATGTTTCTCAATATTTTACCTTAAAAAAAGGAGATATTATTTTTACGGGAACTCCAGCTGGAGTAGGAAAAGTTGTCGAAAACGATGTGCTAACCGGAACCATTGAAGGAAAACAAGCATTTCAGATCAGAATAAAGTAG
- the ftsY gene encoding signal recognition particle-docking protein FtsY codes for MSFLKNIFSKEKKETLDKGLEKTKSSFFTKLSKAVAGKSTVDDDVLDNLEEVLVTSDVGVDTTLKIIDRIEARVAKDKYLGTEELNQILREEIAGLLSETNVEDQTDFTIPADKKPYVIMVVGVNGVGKTTTIGKLASQFKKKGLKVVLGAGDTFRAAAIDQLQVWADRVNVPIVRQEMGSDPASVAFDTLQSAKAQNADVVIIDTAGRLHNKVNLMNELVKIKMVMQKVVADAPHDVLLVLDGSTGQNAFEQAKQFTKATEVTSLAVTKLDGTAKGGVVIGISDQFQIPVKYIGVGEGIDDLQVFNKHEFVDSFFK; via the coding sequence ATGAGCTTTTTAAAAAATATATTTTCAAAAGAAAAAAAAGAAACTTTAGACAAAGGATTGGAAAAAACAAAATCTAGTTTCTTTACTAAATTATCAAAAGCAGTTGCAGGGAAATCAACTGTAGATGACGATGTATTAGATAATTTAGAAGAAGTATTAGTAACCTCTGATGTTGGTGTAGATACAACACTAAAAATTATTGATAGAATTGAAGCACGTGTAGCAAAAGATAAATACTTAGGAACTGAAGAATTAAACCAGATTTTAAGAGAAGAAATTGCGGGTCTATTGTCTGAAACAAATGTTGAAGATCAAACCGATTTTACAATTCCGGCAGATAAAAAACCATACGTAATTATGGTTGTTGGTGTAAACGGAGTTGGAAAAACAACTACCATTGGTAAGTTGGCTTCTCAGTTTAAAAAGAAAGGTTTAAAAGTTGTTTTAGGAGCAGGAGATACATTTAGAGCAGCAGCAATCGATCAATTACAAGTTTGGGCAGATAGAGTAAATGTTCCAATTGTACGTCAAGAAATGGGCTCAGATCCAGCTTCTGTGGCGTTTGATACGTTACAATCTGCAAAAGCACAAAATGCAGATGTGGTTATTATTGATACAGCTGGAAGATTACACAACAAGGTCAATTTAATGAATGAGTTGGTAAAGATTAAAATGGTGATGCAAAAAGTGGTTGCAGATGCGCCACACGACGTATTATTAGTGTTGGATGGATCAACCGGACAAAATGCTTTTGAACAAGCAAAACAATTTACAAAAGCAACCGAAGTTACTTCTTTGGCAGTTACCAAATTAGACGGAACAGCAAAAGGGGGCGTTGTCATCGGAATTTCAGATCAGTTTCAAATTCCTGTAAAATATATTGGAGTAGGAGAGGGAATTGATGATTTACAAGTCTTTAACAAACATGAGTTTGTAGATTCTTTTTTTAAATAA
- a CDS encoding competence/damage-inducible protein A, giving the protein MKAEIITIGDEILIGQIVDTNSQWIGVALNKIGVSVYQITSIQDDEQHILNALKEAQERADIVIITGGLGPTKDDITKKTIATYFNDTEFIEYPEVVEHIKALFQKINHPFKEVQRYQAQLPSKATYLKNQYGTAPGMWFYENDTVFVSLPGVPYEMKGLMTNEVLPRIQQQFKLPFISHKTIMTYGQGESVIAERIAEVEDNLPKHIKLAYLPSFGKVRLRLSGTGDDKEILEKELQEKISEIQHLISDVIVGVEDGDSIEKRVGELLIQQQKTLATAESITGGSIASTLVSVPGASTYFKGSFVSYSAVAKKSMLGISENTIEKFTVVSKEVAEEMAIAARNKLNTDYAIAVTGNAGPTTDKTDKTVGIVFIALATKTNVIVEEFNFGQPREKVINRTVNKSLEILQKEIIKNS; this is encoded by the coding sequence ATGAAAGCAGAAATTATAACCATCGGAGACGAAATTCTTATTGGTCAAATTGTTGATACCAATTCGCAATGGATTGGAGTAGCGTTAAATAAAATCGGAGTTTCGGTCTACCAAATTACTTCGATTCAAGATGACGAGCAACATATTTTAAACGCGTTAAAAGAAGCGCAAGAACGAGCGGATATTGTAATTATTACTGGCGGATTAGGTCCAACAAAAGACGACATCACAAAGAAAACAATCGCTACATATTTTAATGATACAGAATTCATAGAATATCCAGAAGTTGTAGAGCATATCAAAGCATTGTTTCAAAAAATAAATCATCCTTTTAAAGAAGTTCAAAGATATCAAGCGCAATTACCATCAAAAGCTACCTATTTAAAAAATCAATACGGCACAGCACCAGGAATGTGGTTTTACGAAAATGATACTGTTTTTGTGTCCTTGCCCGGCGTTCCTTATGAAATGAAAGGGTTGATGACCAATGAGGTGTTGCCAAGAATTCAACAACAATTTAAACTGCCTTTTATCAGCCATAAAACAATTATGACGTACGGACAAGGAGAAAGTGTGATTGCAGAACGAATTGCAGAAGTAGAAGACAACCTGCCAAAACATATAAAATTAGCGTATTTACCATCTTTCGGAAAAGTAAGATTGCGATTGTCTGGAACTGGAGATGATAAAGAAATTTTAGAAAAAGAATTGCAAGAAAAAATTTCTGAGATTCAGCATTTAATTTCTGATGTGATTGTTGGAGTAGAAGATGGAGATTCCATCGAAAAAAGAGTAGGAGAATTGTTAATTCAGCAACAGAAAACCTTGGCAACAGCAGAAAGTATCACTGGTGGAAGCATTGCTTCAACGTTGGTTTCAGTTCCTGGCGCATCAACTTATTTCAAAGGAAGTTTTGTAAGCTATTCTGCAGTAGCTAAAAAAAGTATGTTGGGGATTTCTGAAAATACCATCGAAAAATTTACAGTTGTCAGTAAAGAAGTAGCAGAAGAAATGGCAATTGCAGCAAGAAATAAATTAAATACAGATTATGCAATAGCTGTTACAGGTAATGCGGGCCCAACAACCGATAAAACCGATAAAACAGTTGGGATTGTTTTTATCGCCTTAGCAACAAAAACAAACGTTATTGTAGAAGAATTTAACTTTGGTCAGCCGAGAGAAAAAGTAATAAATAGAACGGTAAATAAATCCCTAGAAATTTTACAAAAAGAAATTATAAAAAATAGTTGA
- a CDS encoding 1,4-dihydroxy-2-naphthoyl-CoA synthase, producing MIKADWKTVKQYEDITYKKSNGVARIAFNRPNVRNAFRPKTTSELYDAFYDAGEDTSIGVVLLSAEGPSTKDGVYSFCSGGDQKARGHQGYVGEDGYHRLNILEVQRLIRFMPKAVICVVPGWAVGGGHSLHVVCDLTLASKEHAIFKQTDADVTSFDGGYGSAYLAKMVGQKRAREIFFLGRNYSAQEAFEMGMVNAVVPHDELEDTAFQWAQEILEKSPTSIKMLKFAMNLTDDGMVGQQVFAGEATRLAYMTDEAKEGRDAFLEKRKPNFPKVWIP from the coding sequence ATGATAAAAGCAGATTGGAAAACTGTAAAACAATACGAAGATATTACCTACAAAAAGTCAAACGGAGTTGCAAGAATTGCGTTTAACAGACCCAATGTAAGAAATGCTTTTCGTCCAAAAACAACTTCAGAATTATACGACGCATTTTACGATGCAGGAGAAGATACTTCAATCGGAGTTGTCTTATTATCTGCCGAAGGACCAAGTACAAAAGACGGAGTCTATTCTTTCTGTTCTGGTGGTGATCAAAAAGCACGTGGACATCAAGGTTATGTTGGTGAAGATGGTTATCACAGGTTAAATATTTTAGAAGTTCAGCGATTAATTCGTTTTATGCCAAAAGCAGTTATTTGCGTTGTTCCAGGTTGGGCGGTTGGTGGCGGACATAGTTTGCATGTAGTTTGTGATTTAACGTTAGCATCTAAAGAACATGCCATTTTTAAACAAACGGATGCTGATGTAACGTCTTTTGATGGAGGTTACGGATCCGCATATTTAGCGAAAATGGTTGGACAGAAAAGAGCGAGAGAAATTTTCTTTTTAGGAAGAAATTATTCTGCTCAAGAAGCTTTTGAAATGGGAATGGTAAATGCTGTTGTTCCGCATGATGAACTAGAAGATACTGCTTTTCAATGGGCGCAAGAAATTTTAGAAAAATCGCCAACATCCATAAAAATGCTAAAATTTGCTATGAATTTAACCGATGACGGAATGGTTGGACAACAAGTGTTTGCAGGTGAAGCAACTCGTTTAGCGTATATGACGGATGAAGCAAAAGAAGGAAGAGATGCGTTTTTAGAAAAAAGAAAGCCTAATTTTCCTAAAGTTTGGATTCCGTAA